The Xenopus tropicalis strain Nigerian chromosome 2, UCB_Xtro_10.0, whole genome shotgun sequence genome window below encodes:
- the acer3 gene encoding alkaline ceramidase 3 (The RefSeq protein has 1 substitution compared to this genomic sequence) — protein sequence MAPALDRPGYWGPPTSTLEWCEENYAVSFYIAEFWNTVSNLIMILPPIYGAIQTVRDGLETRYLVSYLGLAAVGLGSWCFHMTLQYEMQLLDELPMIYSCSVFVYCLYECFKNRNSYNYLLLILLILFSLIVTTVYLRWKEPVFHQVMYGLLVSFLVLRSVYIVTWVYPWLRGLAYTSLGVFLLGFVLWNVDNIFCSTWREVRQKVPPVVGAVTQFHAWWHILTGLGSYLHILFSLYTRTLYLKYRPKVKFMFGMWPVIMVENPKRL from the exons ATGGCTCCGGCGCTGGACAGGCCCGGTTACTGGGGGCCCCCGACCTCCACCCTGGAGTGGTGTGAGGAGAATTACGCAGTCAGCTTCTACATCGCCGAGTTCT GGAACACTGTGAGCAACCTGATAATGATCCTACCTCCTATCTACGGTGCAATTCAGACTGTAAGGGATGGACTAGAGACCCGCTATTTGGTTTCCTTTTTGGGACTCGCAG CCGTGGGACTGGGTTCCTGGTGTTTCCACATGACGTTGCAGTATGAAATGCAG CTGCTGGATGAGCTGCCCATGATCTACAGCTGCAGCGTCTTTGTCTATTGCCT ATATGAATGTTTCAAGAACAGAAATTCCTACAATTACCTGCTGCTCATCCTACTAATTCTCTTCAGCCTGATCGTCACTACA GTTTATTTAAGGTGGAAAGAACCTGTATTTCATCAG GTTATGTACGGACTGCTAGTGTCTTTCCTAGTCCTCAGATCTGTGTATATAGTGACCTG GGTGTACCCCTGGCTGAGAGGACTGGCCTACACCTCCCTAGGAGTGTTTTTATTAGGGTTCGTACTTTGGAACGTGGACAACATTTTCTGCAGTACATGGAG GGAAGTGCGGCAAAAGGTTCCGCCAGTGGTGGGCGCCGTTACCCAGTTCCATGCCTGGTGGCACATCCTGACAGGACTGGGCTCCTATCTGCACATCCTATTCAG TTTATACACAAGGACGCTCTACCTGAAGTACCGACCTAAAGTCAAG TTCATGTTCGGCATGTGGCCGGTGATTATGGTGGAGAACCCCAAGAGGCTTTGA